The following are encoded in a window of Bos indicus isolate NIAB-ARS_2022 breed Sahiwal x Tharparkar chromosome 7, NIAB-ARS_B.indTharparkar_mat_pri_1.0, whole genome shotgun sequence genomic DNA:
- the RAB24 gene encoding ras-related protein Rab-24 isoform X2, translated as MSGQRVDVKVVMLGKEYVGKTSLVERYVHDRFLVGPYQNTIGAAFVAKVMSVGDRTVTLGIWDTAGSERYEAMSRIYYRGAKAAIVCYDLTDSSSFERAKFWVKELRNQEEGCQIYLCGTKSDLLEEDRRRRRVDFHDVQDYADNIKAQLFETSSKTGQSVDELFQKVAEDYVSVAAFQVMTEDKGVDLGQKANPYFYSCCHH; from the exons ATGAGCGGGCAGCGCGTGGACGTCAAGGTGGTGATGTTGGGCAAGGAGTACGTGGGCAAGACGAGCCTGGTGGAGCGATACGTGCACGACCGCTTCCTGGTGGGGCCTTATCAGAAT ACCATTGGGGCCGCCTTCGTAGCCAAGGTGATGTCTGTCGGAGACCGGACGGTGACTTTGGGTATTTGG GACACAGCAGGCTCTGAGCGCTATGAGGCCATGAGCCGAATCTACTATCGGGGCGCCAAGGCTGCCATCGTCTGCTATG ACCTGACAGACAGCAGCAGCTTTGAACGGGCAAAGTTCTGGGTGAAGGAACTGCGCAACCAAGAGGAG GGCTGTCAGATCTACTTGTGTGGCACCAAGAGTGACCTGCTGGAGGAGGACAGGCGGCGGCGACGAGTGGACTTCCACGACGTTCAGGATTATGCAGACA ATATCAAAGCTCAGCTCTTTGAAACATCCAGCAAGACAGGCCAGAGTGTGG ACGAGCTCTTCCAGAAAGTCGCAGAGGATTATGTCAGTGTGGCCGCCTTCCAGGTGATGACAG AGGACAAGGGCGTGGACCTGGGCCAGAAGGCAAACCCCTACTTCTACAGCTGTTGTCATCACTGA
- the RAB24 gene encoding ras-related protein Rab-24 isoform X1: protein MSGQRVDVKVVMLGKEYVGKTSLVERYVHDRFLVGPYQNTIGAAFVAKVMSVGDRTVTLGIWDTAGSERYEAMSRIYYRGAKAAIVCYDLTDSSSFERAKFWVKELRNQEEGCQIYLCGTKSDLLEEDRRRRRVDFHDVQDYADNIKAQLFETSSKTGQSVDELFQKVAEDYVSVAAFQRTRAWTWARRQTPTSTAVVITESPLTWPGGDSPREAGPSSCRAWVIKHLSYLVSHGSRGGTCLCWPMERRQHWG from the exons ATGAGCGGGCAGCGCGTGGACGTCAAGGTGGTGATGTTGGGCAAGGAGTACGTGGGCAAGACGAGCCTGGTGGAGCGATACGTGCACGACCGCTTCCTGGTGGGGCCTTATCAGAAT ACCATTGGGGCCGCCTTCGTAGCCAAGGTGATGTCTGTCGGAGACCGGACGGTGACTTTGGGTATTTGG GACACAGCAGGCTCTGAGCGCTATGAGGCCATGAGCCGAATCTACTATCGGGGCGCCAAGGCTGCCATCGTCTGCTATG ACCTGACAGACAGCAGCAGCTTTGAACGGGCAAAGTTCTGGGTGAAGGAACTGCGCAACCAAGAGGAG GGCTGTCAGATCTACTTGTGTGGCACCAAGAGTGACCTGCTGGAGGAGGACAGGCGGCGGCGACGAGTGGACTTCCACGACGTTCAGGATTATGCAGACA ATATCAAAGCTCAGCTCTTTGAAACATCCAGCAAGACAGGCCAGAGTGTGG ACGAGCTCTTCCAGAAAGTCGCAGAGGATTATGTCAGTGTGGCCGCCTTCCAG AGGACAAGGGCGTGGACCTGGGCCAGAAGGCAAACCCCTACTTCTACAGCTGTTGTCATCACTGAGTCACCACTCACTTGGCCTGGGGGGGATTCTCCCAGGGAAGCTGGCCCTAGCTCTTGTCGGGCTTGGGTGATCAAGCATCTGAGCTACCTGGTTTCCCATGGCAGCAGAGGTGGCACCTGCCTGTGCTGGCCCATGGAGCGGAGACAGCATTGGGGCTGA
- the PRELID1 gene encoding PRELI domain-containing protein 1, mitochondrial — protein sequence MVKYFLGQSVLRSSWDQVFAAFWQRYPNPYSKHVLTEDIVHREVTSDQKLLSRRLLTKTNRMPRWAERLFPANVAHSVYILEDSIVDPQNQTMTTFTWNINHARLMVVEERCVYRVNSDNSGWTEIRREAWVSSSLFGVSRAVQEFGLARFKSNVTKTMKGFEYILAKLQGEAPPKTLVETAKEAKEKAKETALAATEKAKDLASKAATKKQQQQQQFV from the exons ATGGTGAAGTATTTCCTGGGCCAGAGCGTGCTCCGGAGTTCCTGGGACCAAGTGTTCGCTGCCTTCTGGCAGCGGTACCCGAATCCCTATAG CAAACATGTCTTGACGGAAGACATAGTGCACAGAGAGGTGACCTCTGACCAGAAGCTCCTGTCCCGACGACTCCTGACCAAGACGAACAGGATGCCCCGCTGGGCTGAGCGACTGTTTCCTGCCAATGTTGCTCACTCAGTGTACATCCTGGAGGATTCTATTGTGGACCCACAAAACCAGACCATGACCACCTTCACCTGGAACATCAACCACGCCCGGCTGATG GTGGTGGAGGAACGATGTGTTTACCGTGTGAACTCTGATAATAGCGGCTGGACCGAAATCCGCCGGGAAGCCTGGGTCTCCTCTAGCTTATTTGGTGTCTCCAGAGCTGTCCAG GAATTTGGTCTCGCGCGGTTCAAAAGCAACGTGACCAAGACTATGAAGGGTTTTGAATACATCTTGGCCAAGCTGCAAG GTGAGGCCCCTCCCAAAACCCTTGTTGAAACAGCCAAGGAAGCCAAGGAGAAGGCCAAGGAGACGGCACTGGCAGCTACAGAGAAGGCCAAGGACCTTGCCAGCAAGGCAGCCaccaagaagcagcagcagcagcagcagttcgtGTAG